DNA from Pseudorca crassidens isolate mPseCra1 chromosome Y, mPseCra1.hap1, whole genome shotgun sequence:
CAGGGCTcatccttctggaggctccagggaagaCTGTTTCATCCCTTTCCCAGCTCTGGAGCCACCGGATTGCTGGGGTCGGGACCCCTCTCTGCACCTCACAGCAGCATCTCCGCAGAGGCAGTTTCCTCTGAGCCCAAACTCCAGTTCTGTCCTCACACCTGCCCCGACTCTCACTTCTGCCTCCTGTTCACGGGGACCCACGGGGAGGGGGCTTGGTAGGTTCACCGGGGGGCCTCGAGGGCGGGGATTGTCTCTGGAATTAGGACGTGGACGTTGTAGAGGACAGGATTCCGCCTGCCACACTGCCCCAGGCGGAAACTCCACAGAATGGCAGTTACAGAAGCAGGCGTGGAGGGCCTGGGCGCACCAAGGACTGAGCTGGGGAGCCTGTAGAGCCGCGTGTGCACAACCGAGTCTCAGAAAACAAGGAAAGCTCACACGGACACCCTGCATCCACACGCTTAGGAGAAGCGCAGAGACTTTTTCCAGCTGAGCTGAAAGCCTGCGACAACTCAGGAAACGGCCCTATAACGCTGAATACAGAGGTAAGGAAAAAAAGCCTTTCCTGGTGCCAAAAGGGCAAGGGAGCGCCCTTCTCATTCGCTTTCCCTTTAGAAAACCTGCAGCATAGCGTCCCGTCTCCCTGAGATGTGTGTGACTCTCTTTAAGCTGGACCCCCGGCCTGTTTGCATCCCGGGAACGTCTGTCTGGGGGCCCTGGAGCCTCTGCAAAGTGAACATCGGGAAGGGGGTCCTGCCTCACCATGAGGGAGTTTGGCCCCAGGATGTGATTCCCTGCTTGTCGACAAGATGCCCAaagttgtattttttcctttgggtaaagACAACTAACGGGTGTGTGATGGGTGGTCCCGGCCGCCTGGCCCAGTACACGGGGAGATTCTTCCTGCTTGCTGGGCTGTCGGGAGACATTTTAATTACACCCCTGACGCTACCGTGGGGAAGGCCGAGGACTGGCAGCCATGAACACGTGGACGCAGAACGGACGGGGAAGCCGGACCTGCCTCCTTCACGGCCAGTGTTCGCAGGGCTTCTGCCGGGCGGCCGGCACGGAAGAACCGGAAAGGCTGGTTCACGAACACATGCAAAGCTTTTACTGTCTCATGGCTCAAGCACCCTGGACGGGACGTCAGCTCTCCAGACGCCCGACGGTCAACCGGAACCACTCGGAGCGCCACCATCGatgccagctcccagccccaccggCCCTCCCGCCAGGCTCACGGGGGTGTAGGGCCCACGCAGGGAGCCCGCTTCTCTCTCCCCGGCCCCCGGGGAGCTCCCCCCTCAATCCTCAGGGAGCATCCCCACCCTTGGGCTTCCTTTCAACCTGGAAAGAGCTTCCTGAACCTGCCGTAAGCTGAGTCGCTTATGATGACCTTGACATCGGCCACCCCGGCCTCAGGCCTCACATCCACCGCCTGCACCGTGGCCTCCTGATGCAGCCAGCTGGGAGGAAGACGCGTTTGGTGGTAACGGGCGGCCCCGACAGAGCCCCGAAGCCCCCAGCGAGGCGTCCCGCTTCTCGGCGGGTGGCATCGCCCACGGCCCCGGCCTGCGGGTAAGCGGCCAGCCACCTGCTCACCGCCTGAGCAGCCAGACCGGCTGCGGGGGATGCGGCTGCCCCGCGTCGCACCCGGACCCCACCTGGCGCCGCCTTCCCCGCCCAGACCCAGGGCCCCGCCCCGCGCAGCGACTGGTGGGACCcccgccaccccacccccgccgggCCGGCCTGACGCACCTCAGCTGCGGCCCCGCCAGCCCCACTCGCAGCGTGAGGACCCGCCTGCTCGTGGCTCTCAGAACTGCTTCCTCCAGCCTGGCTTTCAGCTCTTCCAGCCCGAGCCCCAGGAGCGCAGACACGGCCACCGCGCCGGGTTCGGCGGGTATGTACCTGTAGGGGCGGCCGACGGCTCAGCGAGGGGGGCCGGAGCGGGGACCCCGCCCGCAGGCCCAGCCGTGACGGGCTCGGATTGTGCCGGGCGAGGACGCGGCCCCGCCGGAAGGTGAGAGGAAGGACGTGCGTGAGTCTGGGGTGCGATCTGGGCCCGCGGGGTGGCGGGTCCAAGCGCGCCGCTCGAGCGGCAGCAGGCGTGGCAGGGCACGCCTGAAAGCAGGAGCGGGGAGGCGGCCGCCCCGCCGGCGGGAGACCCGCGTGCGCCCTGGTCGCCAGCGCGAGGGTCCGGCGGCGGTGGGGCGGCAGGCGCTCACCCGGGCACCAGGTCCACCTTGTTGGGCACTTCCACCATGCAGTCCAGCAGCGGGCGCGGCAGCTGCAGGGTCCGCAGGGCCGACAGGACGCTGGCCTTCTGCAGCTCTGTCTCGGGGTGGCTCACGTCTCGCACGTGGACGATCAGATCCTGAGGACCAGAGGGGCCAGGCAGTCGGAGAGCTCGGGGCCAGCGGTGCCCGGCCCCGCTCGGGAGGACCCGCCAGGCCCACGATGGGGGCTGCGCACCGCTCTCCCTGGGGGGTGGGTGCGGCTGCCCCACGGAGGCTTGTGCCCCAAGAGGGAGGGTgggacctgaggccacagagcCGCTCTGCCGTGCACGGAGCCCCCCAGTGCCCCTCGTTCCGGGCCAGGCTGCCGCTCCAGGTGCACCCGGACTGAGGGGCCGCCTCGTGTCCCCGCCCCGCAGGTGCTGGCCATACGCCTGCATGCGGCCACTTGCCCCCGTCACCAACCCCCCACCCGGTGGGTGCTGTGCTCGAGGCTCCGGGCCGCTCCACTGTTCTGTGAAACCAAGCTCACGTTCTAAAAAGGCTTCCACCCCTATTCCACACGTTTTACAGGCAGGTACCTTATGCAAAATtcagaagagacagaaaaggagaaagagcagCTGAGGGTAGTAATTCTGCCACAGGAAGGACGTGCCCTTCACAATTTGGGGGGTTCGCTTCTGGGTTGTCTCTTTTTTTGGATgaacttaaattttcttttaatcagcGTTTCAGTTCAGTTCTAGATTTTCAGACACTTTTGAGGACGGTGCTGGCAGCTGCACGTGGCCCTCAGGCTCAGCTGCTGTGACCTCGAAGGTGCTGGGGCATCTGTCACCCGGAGGGCCCCGCAGCCCCTGTACCCTGAGTAAATGCCAGGGTTCACTGGCTCGGggccccagtgcagccaaaaggtGCAGAGAACCCCTTCTTCATTAGCATTGCCTTCACAGCACTTACACTCGTACAGAGCACAGCTCGCTGAGGGCCAGGGATGGGGGGGATCCAGTCATCGTGAAGTTTTGTGTAATGTGACCCTGCCCCGGGATGCTGTGATGAGGGGACCCTGCCCTGTGATGCTGCGATGAGGGGACCCTGCCCCGGGATGCTGTGATGAGGGGACCCTGCCCCGTGATGCTGTGATGAGGGGACCCAGGCCCGTGATGCTGCGATGAGGGGACCCTGCCCCGGGATGCTGTGATGTGGGGACCCTGCCCCGTGCTGCTGTGATGAGGGGACCCTGCCCCGTGATACTGTGATGAGGGGACCCTGTCCCGTGATGCTGTGATGAGGGGACCCTGCCCCGTGATGCTGTGATGAGGGGACCCTGCCCCGTGATGCTGTGATGAGGGGACCCTGTCCCGTGATGCTGTGATGAGGGGACCCTGCCCCGTGATGTTGGGATGAGGGGACCCTGCCCCGTGATGCTGTGATGAGGGGACCCAGGCCCGTGATGCTGTGATGAGGGGACCCTGCCCCGTGATGCTGTGATGAGGGGACCCAGGCCTGTGATGCTGTGATGAGGGGACCCTGCCCTGTGACGCTGTGATGAGGGGACCCTGTCCCGTGATGCTGTGATGAGTGTACCCAGGCTCGTGATGTTGTGATGAGGGGACCCAGGCCCATGATGTTGGGATGAGGGGACCTGCCTCCTGTTGGTGGGTATTTGAGGCGACCTGGCCCTCCACACTCACCGAATGGCCCACGTCCTCCAGGGTGGCCGAGAAGGACTCGACCAGGCTGTGGGGCAGCTGGGAGAGGAAGCCAATGGTGTCCATGTAGATGACAGTCAGCCGGGAGGGCAGCCACCCCGCGTGGGCTGTGACGTCCAGCGTGGCAAACAGCTGGTCCCGGGGCTGGATGGCGGCATCCCCTGTCAGGGCCTTGATCAACGTGGTCTTTCCTGCACGTCGGGCACAAGGGGACCATGCGTCTCAGACCCCTCCGGTCCCCCACCGACCACTGTGGACCTCGCGGCTGCCCCACACTGATCACAGGGCGCTGGAGgatgggcaggggcaggaggtcTGTGCGCTCGGAACTCTCCGCAGGACCCATGGGACGCTGTGCCGGCTGTGCAACGACTCAGCTGCCACTGTCTAGCCTTCAGGGTAAAGTGGACCAGGGCCAGGGCAAGAGTGCTGGTGTAGACGGGAGAGATGGCATAGACAAAGACAGTGGTGACGTGCATGTGAGGTGGGCAGGCGTCCAAACAGGCGGAGGGATGGTCCCGTGGAGTAACCGAGCTGTGGTGTGGTGTCCGGGTAGACGAGGGAATGGTGGAGTAGGGGGGTGCAGTGTGTGCAGAGAGGTAGTGAGGGTGTAGACAGTGCTGTGTGTACCTGAGGAGGTCCTAGAACACCCTCCTCCACAGCCTTTCCTGACGACGTGGACACTTTCTCCACCGAGCCCAGGTTCAGGGGCAGCAGCAGTAACCGTCCAGCCCAGGGAAACCCCTGGCTACGCCTGTAAGTCCCGCCGATGGCCCACCAGGAGGTGGTGAGGGGTCCTGCCGTCGAGTAACTGGATGGCGGGGCTCGGCCTGGACGCCCCTGCTCAGTGCAGGACCCCGAACTCCCGGTCAGTGAGAGTCGGGATCAAGCCAACACTCACTGGATCCTGTGACAGTTAGCGGAGGACACGGCACCCTCTGGGGATGCAGCCAGGAGGGGCAGTTGGGATTTCCTGACACGGGTGATCTTACCTGTAGACATTTACGACTTTTCAAGCCTGGACACCCACCCCACAGCTTCCTGTGCACGTTTATGGGacattccctccctcctctggacGCAGACCGTGAGTGCCTGATAAAGGGACGGGCCCGTCACGGCGGTGCTTCCCGAGCACGTGGCGGGGCCGGGCCTCAGGGGAGCCCAGCAAGTGTTGTGGACTGAATCCCCACAGTGGAGGAAACTGGGTGCTTTCCACTTATCTCAGGGCACCTGTGACCCTAAAGGACGCCCTACACTCTGTTCCCCACGTGGAGTCCACTTGATGTGCTCGTGCAGACAAAGCTGAGGACAGACTGTGAAGTTTTCCTCAGCAACATCTGAACCACTCTGATCCCTGCAAGACCCTGTTCACTCTCAACGGACTTAAAACTGTCACTACTTCCTCGTTCTCAGAGTCTGGAGGACATCCACTAAGAGGGGCGTCAGTCCACGGCAGTCACACGGGGGGCCGCCCCGGGACGGGGCCCAAGTGCAGCCCTTCTCACTGCGGGCTAGCCCTCCATGAATACTCAGTCTCGCTGGGTTGGCAAGTGGGTCCCCCTAGCATACACCTGCCCGGCCCCGGGGAGGGCCCACTTCTCACCGCAGTTCGTGTATCCAACCACGGAGACCACAGGGAACTCCCGCCGCCTCCGCTGCTGCCCCAGGAGAAGCCTCTTCCGGCGGAGTCTGTCCAGGGCCTTCCGAATCTTCGCTTCCTTATCTTTCAGGAGGCGCTCTTGCACCTGCATGAAAGACTCTCCTAGAAACACCCGAGATGGTGAGTCAGGAGCAGACGCAAAAGGGGCAAGAGCCACGGGGTGCCTGCAGGGGACGTGGACAGGCTCACGCGTGGGGCTGCAgggaccccccctcccccacccagcctgCTCCCCTGTACACTTGGCCCCAACACCTTCTGTTCTGAGACAGCTCTGCCCGGCGCGAGGTGGCCTTGCACTTCTGCCCTCTGAGGTCTCCTGGGCTCCCCTTTACCCAGGAGGAAGAGGCCAAGGGGAGAGCCTCAGAAGGGCCCCCATGATACCCACAGTGGGCTGAGTGGTGCCCCAAAGATGTGTCCACACCCTGACCCCCAGGACCTACAGATGGGGACTTATTAAGAaacagggtctctgcagatgtgatgcagtgaagggtctgagatgaggtcccCTGGAGGGTGGCCCTACAAAcaatgacagggtccttctaagacacAGGAGAGGAGGgacccagacacagaggagaagccccgtgaagatggaggcagagacgggagggacgcggccacaagcccagggacgcctggagcccccagaagctggaagaggcgggaaggaccctccccgggagcctctggagggaccacagccctgggacaccttgacctcagaacAGGACCTTATTTGGACAAAaggtctctgcagatgtgatgcagtgaagggtctgagctgagatcctcctggaggagggtggccctacatccaataacagggtccttctaagagacagaagaggagagacacagacacagaggagaagccccgtgaagacggaggcagagacgggagggacgcggccacaagcccagggacgcccGGAGCCCTCAGAAGCTGGAAGgggcgggaaggaccctcccctggagcctccagaaggaaccagcccttaTAACTCCTTGATCTGGTCTGCAGGATTCGGGGAGGATGAATGTCTGTGGTTTTAAGGCACCGGTTCGTGGTCCTTCGTTACGGCCGCACCAGGGAAACACCTTGATACCCTCCCTTTGACTGTGACCACGGACGAGGCCCCATCAGGACCTCTGAGGAACGTCGTCCCCTTTGTAGGGGTGGTGGCCACGACACGCCCCCCTTCTGAGCTCCCGGTGACAAGACGTCAGACACGGTACCTGACCCCATGATGTGGCGAGAGTCCCGTCCTCGTCCGCCCAGGTGGGCAACGTTGTTTTTCAGGTGGGACCTGGCGTGGAAATGGGTCGGCTCAGGAGACGGAAGCATGTGCCCGTGGGAGCCTGGGACAGAGCCCTGGGTGGGGAGTGGGCATCTAGACAGGAAGAACAGGCTCGCTGGGGGCCTCCCCGCCGTGTGGGCCTTCACGGGAGGGGACGGAGGGTCCCTTGCTGGGTGGCACTCCAGTGGGCCACGTGCCCTAGTAGGTGGGTTGCTTGGACATGTCCCCACTGGCCACATTCCACCCTCACCACCCTGGCAACAGTCGAGGTATAGAAAAGCAAGAAGGGGTCCAAGGAGGGTTCCATCTGCCCCGAGCCCGGGCTCTGGAGGTACCTGAGCAGGGGGAGCTCGGCCAGCGCCACCTGCAGCCGGGCCTCCTTGGTGCGGGCGTTGCAGCGGAAAATATGAAGAACCACCGTGAATCGGTCAAACACCTGCACACCCCAGGCGGCTTCCAGTTCTTTCTAGAAGATGGAGCGCGAGGGAGGGGACCTGTGGTGACCCCAGGCCCGTGGAGACCTGTGTTCTCACGGGGACACTAACCCACTCGCTCAGCCGCCGTGGGCGGGAAACAGCGAGCTTCTGAGGTACCTTGGTGGGTGCAGCCATCCTCTCCACATTCAGGAAGACGGCGGTGATTTCCGGGGACCCTCTGATTTTCTCTAGGAAAAGAGGTTGGCCTCTCAGAGGTCTGCACGCCCATGGTGTCTGTCTGGGGACCCTGCACTTTGGCCGTGTTCGCCGGACACCCCGAGTCTCTGAGCACAGTATTTGTCAAGTGTGGGTCGGGAAGGACCGGACCGGGTCCATCTTCAGGGGAGTAGATCTCACACACATGGGGGGTCCCGTGACCCCGTGGGGACTGAGTGCCCGTTAGACACAGATGGGCGGTGAGCGCCCCCCTCGGCATGTCTCCCGCTCTGAGCTGTGAGCTAGACATGGCTTTGGGACGGGGACGTTGCGATCCATGGAGGGCAGGGGTCACACGCAGGATCCCCTCCGCAGGGcactggggaggggggtgggctgggctggggcgcAGGGCTGGCGTGCGCCCGACTCTCAAAGGTCCCGCCTGTGTCCTGGGGCCTCGTTTGAATCCTGACACGGGCGTGGTGGCTTTTGCCATCTGATCCAAGTTCCTGTGAGGCCCAGAGGGACGGCCATGCTTGCTTTGTTTCTGGGAGGGTGA
Protein-coding regions in this window:
- the LOC137217871 gene encoding putative GTP-binding protein 6 isoform X1, whose amino-acid sequence is MWAVRAAVRPGSWLFRVARGCGAPRAAPPLSPCPERALAAFRGGLGCPEGRGGGGRGPRADGRRSRTGGKEGEEEPEAAEEEEEEEEELLRRDPLLPAGTQRVCLVHPDVKWGPGKPPGTRAEWQVVEAQALVHTLDGWSVVDTVVVPTKTPDRKLVFGRGTLERLTEKIRGSPEITAVFLNVERMAAPTKKELEAAWGVQVFDRFTVVLHIFRCNARTKEARLQVALAELPLLRSHLKNNVAHLGGRGRDSRHIMGSGESFMQVQERLLKDKEAKIRKALDRLRRKRLLLGQQRRRREFPVVSVVGYTNCGKTTLIKALTGDAAIQPRDQLFATLDVTAHAGWLPSRLTVIYMDTIGFLSQLPHSLVESFSATLEDVGHSVSVEGQVASNTHQQEAGPLIPTSWAWVPSSQHHEPGYTHHSITGQGPLITASQGRVPSSQHHRPGSPHHSITGQGPLITASRAWVPSSQHHGAGSPHPNITGQGPLITASRDRVPSSQHHGAGSPHHSITGQGPLITASRDRVPSSQYHGAGSPHHSSTGQGPHITASRGRVPSSQHHGPGSPHHSITGQGPLITASRGRVPSSQHHRAGSPHHSIPGQGHITQNFTMTGSPPSLALSELCSVRV
- the LOC137217871 gene encoding putative GTP-binding protein 6 isoform X4, which codes for MWAVRAAVRPGSWLFRVARGCGAPRAAPPLSPCPERALAAFRGGLGCPEGRGGGGRGPRADGRRSRTGGKEGEEEPEAAEEEEEEEEELLRRDPLLPAGTQRVCLVHPDVKWGPGKPPGTRAEWQVVEAQALVHTLDGWSVVDTVVVPTKTPDRKLVFGRGTLERLTEKIRGSPEITAVFLNVERMAAPTKKELEAAWGVQVFDRFTVVLHIFRCNARTKEARLQVALAELPLLRSHLKNNVAHLGGRGRDSRHIMGSGESFMQVQERLLKDKEAKIRKALDRLRRKRLLLGQQRRRREFPVVSVVGYTNCGKTTLIKALTGDAAIQPRDQLFATLDVTAHAGWLPSRLTVIYMDTIGFLSQLPHSLVESFSATLEDVGHSDLIVHVRDVSHPETELQKASVLSALRTLQLPRPLLDCMVEVPNKVDLVPGYIPAEPGAVAVSALLGLGLEELKARLEEAVLRATSRRVLTLRVGLAGPQLSWLHQEATVQAVDVRPEAGVADVKVIISDSAYGRFRKLFPG
- the LOC137217871 gene encoding putative GTP-binding protein 6 isoform X2; translation: MWAVRAAVRPGSWLFRVARGCGAPRAAPPLSPCPERALAAFRGGLGCPEGRGGGGRGPRADGRRSRTGGKEGEEEPEAAEEEEEEEEELLRRDPLLPAGTQRVCLVHPDVKWGPGKPPGTRAEWQVVEAQALVHTLDGWSVVDTVVVPTKTPDRKLVFGRGTLERLTEKIRGSPEITAVFLNVERMAAPTKKELEAAWGVQVFDRFTVVLHIFRCNARTKEARLQVALAELPLLRSHLKNNVAHLGGRGRDSRHIMGSGESFMQVQERLLKDKEAKIRKALDRLRRKRLLLGQQRRRREFPVVSVVGYTNCGKTTLIKALTGDAAIQPRDQLFATLDVTAHAGWLPSRLTVIYMDTIGFLSQLPHSLVESFSATLEDVGHSVSVEGQVASNTHQQEAGPLIPTSWAWVPSSQHHEPGYTHHSITGQGPLITASQGRVPSSQHHRPGSPHHSITGQGPLITASRAWVPSSQHHGAGSPHPNITGQGPLITASRDRVPSSQHHGAGSPHHSITGQGPLITASRDRVPSSQYHGAGSPHHSSTGQGPHITASRGRVPSSQHHGPGSPHHSITGQGPLITASRGRVPLHKTSR
- the LOC137217871 gene encoding putative GTP-binding protein 6 isoform X3, which translates into the protein MWAVRAAVRPGSWLFRVARGCGAPRAAPPLSPCPERALAAFRGGLGCPEGRGGGGRGPRADGRRSRTGGKEGEEEPEAAEEEEEEEEELLRRDPLLPAGTQRVCLVHPDVKWGPGKPPGTRAEWQVVEAQALVHTLDGWSVVDTVVVPTKTPDRKLVFGRGTLERLTEKIRGSPEITAVFLNVERMAAPTKKELEAAWGVQVFDRFTVVLHIFRCNARTKEARLQVALAELPLLRSHLKNNVAHLGGRGRDSRHIMGSGESFMQVQERLLKDKEAKIRKALDRLRRKRLLLGQQRRRREFPVVSVVGYTNCGKTTLIKALTGDAAIQPRDQLFATLDVTAHAGWLPSRLTVIYMDTIGFLSQLPHSLVESFSATLEDVGHSDLIVHVRDVSHPETELQKASVLSALRTLQLPRPLLDCMVEVPNKVDLVPGYIPAEPGAVAVSALLGLGLEELKARLEEAVLRATSRRVLTLRVGLAGPQLRPGPWAMPPAEKRDASLGASGLCRGRPLPPNASSSQLAASGGHGAGGGCEA